One region of Cucurbita pepo subsp. pepo cultivar mu-cu-16 chromosome LG03, ASM280686v2, whole genome shotgun sequence genomic DNA includes:
- the LOC111791591 gene encoding nucleolin 1-like gives MGKSSKKSATKVDVAPAAVPQSKPAKKGKRAAEEVVEKQVVAKKLKRDEGVEQAVQKQKIEAKTQKKVETSSSEDDSSSEEETEPARKVVPSKKEMPAKKANGVAAPAKKKPADSSSSSEDDSSDSDEAPPSKGPSAPKKGAVAVPAKKKASSSSEEDSSDDDSDSDDEPKAKATGAKKNTPATTPKGKVESSSSDSDDSSEEEDDSAKPAPVAKKGSDSSSDEDDSSSDEEPESKKGKDLKKVPTSAKNGSAATKKDESSDESDSDSSDEDVPAAKSSSQAPKKDSSDSSEDSDSDEDMTPKKAAAPSEKAPEKMDVDSDDSEDEEDSDDTSSGSGEEEQKPQKKKKVDTEAATKQSKKEEPKTPTPKDQSNESKTLFVGNLSFQVEQADVENFFKDVGKPIDVRFASDHDGRFKGFGHVEFETAEVAKKALELNGELLLNREIRLDLARERGAYTPYDSKDRNNSFQKGGRGGASHTIFVRGFDRSLGEDEIRSSLQEHFGSCGEITRVSIPKDYETGNVKGMAYMDFSDGNSFNKALELNGSELNGEYLTVDEAKPRGDSRDGGGSARGGRSGGRSGGWSGGRSGGDGRSGGRFGGRGRGGDRGGRGGRGGRGSFNRPSITASGKKTTFGDD, from the exons ATGGGCAAGTCGAGCAAGAAGTCTGCTACTAAA GTTGATGTAGCTCCGGCTGCAGTCCCGCAATCTAAGCCTGCGAAGAAAG GTAAGAGAGCGGCTGAAGAGGTTGTGGAGAAACAAGTGGTAGCTAAGAAGCTGAAAAGGGACGAGGGTGTTGAGCAGGCAGTTCAGAAACAGAAGATCGAAgcaaaaacacaaaagaagGTGGAAACTAGTAGTTCTGAGGATGATTCATCTTCCGAAGAAGAGACG GAACCTGCTCGTAAAGTTGTTCCCTCAAAGAAAGAGATGCCAGCAAAAAAGGCTAATGGCGTTGCTGCTCCTGCAAAGAAGAAGCCTGCTGATAGCAGCAGCAGCTCAGAAGATGATTCCTCAGATTCTGATGAA GCGCCCCCTTCCAAGGGACCAAGTGCTCCAAAAAAAGGTGCTGTTGCTGTCCCTGCCAAGAAGAAGGCCTCCAGTAGTTCTGAGGAAGACTCTTCCGATGATGATTCTGATTCTGATGAT GAACCAAAGGCAAAAGCTACTGGAGCAAAAAAGAACACCCCCGCCACTACTCCCAAAGGGAAAGTGGAGTCAAGTAGCTCGGACTCAGATGACAGTTCAGAGGAGGAAGAT GACTCTGCCAAGCCTGCTCCAGTTGCCAAAAAAGGATCCGATAGCTCTTCAGATGAGGACGATAGCTCTTCAGATGAAGAACCC gaatccAAGAAAGGCAAAGATCTGAAGAAAGTGCCAACTTCTGCCAAAAACGGCTCTGCAGCTACTAAAAAAGATGAATCGAGTGATGAGTCTGATTCTGATAGTTCTGATGAAGAT GTTCCTGCAGCAAAATCTTCTTCCCAGGCACCTAAGAAAGATTCTAGCGACAGCTCAGAAGATAGTGATTCAGACGAGGATATG ACTCCAAAGAAAGCTGCGGCTCCTTCTGAGAAAGCACCAGAAAAGATGGATGTGGACAGTGATGATAGtgaggatgaagaagacaGCGATGACACTTCCAGTGGAAGTGGCGAGGAGGAACAAAAaccacaaaagaagaagaaagtg GATACTGAAGCAGCCACCAAGCAATCGAAGAAAGAAGAA CCTAAAACACCTACACCTAAAGATCAGAGTAATGAATCGAAGACACTGTTTGTTGGCAACCTGTCATTCCAAGTTGAACAGGCTGATGT GGAAAATTTCTTTAAAGATGTTGGGAAACCTATTGATGTCCGTTTTGCTTCTGATCATGATGGGAGGTTCAAGGGCTTTGGGCATGTCGAGTTTGAGACAGCTGAAGTTGCTAAGAAA GCTCTTGAACTGAACGGTGAACTCCTGTTGAATCGTGAAATAAGACTTGACTTGGCCCGAGAAAGAGGTGCATACACCCCATATGATAG CAAAGACAGAAACAACTCATTCCAGAAAGGTGGAAGGGGGGGAGCAAGTCATACAATTTTTGTACGTGGATTTGATCGTTCATTAGGCGAGGATGAG ATTAGAAGTTCCCTTCAAGAGCATTTTGGTTCTTGTGGAGAAATTACCAGGGTGTCTATCCCAAAAGACTACGAGACTGGCAACGTTAAAGG GATGGCATACATGGACTTCAGTGATGGGAATAGCTTCAACAAAGCTCTTGAACTCAATGGCAGTGAACTTAACGGCGAGTACCTAACCGTCGATGAGGCTAAGCCACGTGGTGACAGCCGTGACGGTGGTGGTAGTGCAAGAGGAGGAAGGAGTGGCGGAAGGAGTGGTGGATGGAGCGGAGGAAGGAGCGGTGGTGATGGTAGAAGTGGTGGGCGATTTGGTGGTAGAGGACGTGGTGGTGATCGAGGCGGAAGAGGCGGCAGAGGAGGACGTGGAAGTTTCAACAGACCTAGCATAACTGCATCTG GAAAGAAAACTACATTTGGTGATGAttag